From a single Terriglobia bacterium genomic region:
- a CDS encoding c-type cytochrome yields MKTYKLTILVLAIAIVLFIALPNLSWAAEDGAALYKAKCAMCHGPDAAGKPAMKAPAVKGKTAADVTKAMAKENPKHAAAKKSLNEAQTKAIGDYLATLK; encoded by the coding sequence ATGAAGACGTACAAACTGACGATTCTGGTGCTGGCGATCGCCATCGTGCTGTTCATCGCCCTGCCGAACCTGTCGTGGGCGGCGGAAGACGGCGCGGCGCTGTACAAGGCGAAGTGTGCGATGTGCCATGGACCGGATGCGGCCGGTAAGCCCGCCATGAAGGCCCCGGCGGTGAAGGGCAAGACGGCGGCCGACGTGACCAAAGCGATGGCGAAGGAGAACCCCAAGCACGCTGCGGCGAAGAAGTCCCTCAATGAAGCGCAGACCAAGGCCATTGGCGATTACCTGGCAACCTTGAAGTAG
- a CDS encoding 4Fe-4S dicluster domain-containing protein, with protein sequence MSKALLYDATLCIGCKQCEQACADKNKLPYDDKVAAETRQSEHKFTVVLAKDDKFMRRLCMNCNDPACASVCPVAALRKTSAGPVIYEASRCMGCRYCMLACPFGVPRYEWNSVNPKVQKCTMCSDRVLSGQQTACAEACPTGATKFGERGELLAEARQRLRDNPGKYVDHIYGENEVGGTSVLLLSSVSFEEFGYRTDFPTDPLPNRTFAVQSRIPDFVPLWGSMLGGIWWITHRREEVAKAEGGEKKGGTK encoded by the coding sequence ATGAGCAAGGCACTTTTATATGACGCCACGTTGTGCATCGGCTGCAAGCAGTGCGAGCAGGCGTGCGCCGATAAAAACAAGCTTCCCTATGACGACAAAGTGGCCGCCGAGACGCGGCAGTCGGAGCATAAGTTCACCGTCGTGCTCGCCAAGGACGATAAGTTCATGCGCCGCCTGTGCATGAACTGCAACGATCCCGCGTGCGCCTCGGTGTGCCCGGTGGCGGCGCTGCGCAAGACCTCCGCCGGCCCCGTGATCTACGAGGCCAGCCGCTGCATGGGCTGCCGCTACTGCATGCTGGCGTGCCCCTTCGGTGTTCCCCGTTACGAGTGGAACAGCGTCAACCCCAAGGTACAGAAGTGCACCATGTGCTCCGACCGCGTGTTGTCCGGCCAGCAGACGGCATGCGCCGAAGCTTGTCCTACCGGCGCTACCAAGTTCGGCGAGCGTGGCGAATTGCTGGCCGAAGCGCGCCAGCGCCTGCGCGACAACCCGGGCAAGTACGTGGACCACATCTACGGCGAAAACGAAGTAGGCGGCACCAGCGTGCTGCTGCTTTCCAGCGTTTCCTTCGAGGAGTTCGGCTATCGCACCGATTTCCCGACCGACCCGCTGCCCAACCGGACTTTTGCCGTGCAGTCCCGCATTCCCGACTTCGTTCCCCTCTGGGGCTCGATGCTGGGCGGGATCTGGTGGATCACGCATCGCCGCGAGGAAGTCGCCAAAGCGGAAGGCGGAGAGAAGAAAGGGGGCACGAAATGA
- the hybB gene encoding Ni/Fe-hydrogenase cytochrome b subunit translates to MKMPSIKWFSFWKLVLYFVLAAGAYATVYRFVLGLGPSTNLTDQFPWGIWVGFDVLCGVMLAAGGFTLTGAVHIFNIKRLHPIVRPTVLTAFLGYMLVSVALLVDLGRPYNIWHPLIMWNPHSVMFEVGWCVMCYTTVLALEFSPIVLERFNLQKPLKYIRKALIPIVIAGVIFSTLHQSSLGSVYLIVPTKLHPFWYTPLLPAFFFLSAIAVGLAMTIFESSMSAKHFGRQLELHILKDLGRALMVVLIVYSVLRVEDLIHRGVLKQVLVAGYERNLFLLEIALALVIPIVLLSFRKVRETPGGLYLASVITLLGFVTNRLNVAVTGMEASAGVRYVPRWTEVAVTAAMVGAGFAIFGMAAKYLPIFPEEPAAEPDPAAQKAAAPVVVMQNAD, encoded by the coding sequence ATGAAAATGCCGAGCATTAAGTGGTTCAGCTTCTGGAAGCTGGTGCTATATTTCGTGCTGGCCGCCGGCGCGTACGCCACGGTGTACCGCTTCGTCCTCGGCCTCGGGCCCTCGACCAATCTGACCGACCAGTTCCCCTGGGGCATCTGGGTCGGCTTCGACGTGCTCTGCGGCGTGATGCTGGCTGCCGGCGGCTTCACCCTCACCGGCGCGGTGCACATCTTCAACATCAAGCGGCTGCACCCGATCGTGCGCCCGACCGTGCTCACCGCCTTTCTGGGCTACATGCTGGTTTCGGTCGCCCTGTTGGTGGATCTGGGCCGCCCCTACAACATCTGGCACCCGCTCATCATGTGGAACCCGCACTCGGTCATGTTCGAGGTAGGCTGGTGTGTGATGTGCTACACCACCGTGCTGGCGCTGGAGTTTTCGCCGATCGTGCTGGAGCGCTTCAATCTGCAGAAGCCGCTCAAGTACATCCGCAAGGCATTGATCCCCATCGTCATTGCGGGCGTGATTTTCTCCACCCTGCACCAGTCCTCGCTGGGCTCGGTGTACCTGATCGTGCCCACCAAGCTGCACCCGTTCTGGTACACGCCGCTGCTGCCGGCCTTCTTCTTCCTGTCGGCGATCGCGGTCGGGCTGGCGATGACGATCTTCGAATCCTCCATGAGCGCCAAACATTTCGGGCGTCAACTGGAGCTTCACATTCTGAAGGACCTGGGCCGCGCGCTGATGGTGGTGCTGATCGTCTACTCGGTGCTGCGGGTGGAGGACCTCATCCACCGCGGCGTGCTCAAGCAGGTGCTGGTCGCCGGCTACGAGCGCAATCTCTTCCTGCTGGAAATCGCGCTGGCGTTGGTGATCCCGATCGTCCTGCTGTCGTTCCGCAAGGTTCGCGAAACGCCGGGCGGCCTGTACCTGGCGTCGGTGATCACGCTGCTCGGCTTTGTGACCAACCGCCTGAACGTGGCGGTCACCGGCATGGAGGCATCCGCCGGAGTGCGCTACGTCCCAAGGTGGACGGAGGTGGCGGTGACGGCGGCGATGGTCGGCGCCGGATTCGCCATCTTCG